Part of the Ficedula albicollis isolate OC2 chromosome 6, FicAlb1.5, whole genome shotgun sequence genome is shown below.
AGAAGTGCAGTTGGAGTCAGACTCCTCTTtctggggagagcagctccttTGCCATAATTAGAGACGCCGAAGCGCCCTCCACAAAACACAGTCGTTCTTTAATAAGTGAGACAGAACTCTATCCCAGCCTACAGCAGCCTTCTCAGCTTCAAACACAAAAGCAGTCAAGTCTCAAAAACTTCAAagaaagcttttcattttattttctccttgatCCACTGATGGAGCAGTTCATTTTCTTGAATTTTGGAAAATGACTTTTTGACTCATCAGACCTGTGTAACAAATCACTGTCTCAATCACCAAATGTTCCCATTTGACtcatctgcttttcctttggccTTTGGGTAGGAAGCTTCActtctgaaacattttctaaattcACTTTTGTGAACTCTTCCCCCTCAGTAGCACTTTGTgccattataaaaaaaataattgcatttcctGCAACATAATGTGCTAGTTTCAGGGTTTTAAATTTCATCAGAAcccacattttctttcttagagCAATGTCTTCCCTCTAAAAACCATCACTTTCTAACACACAACCAGCTGTAACATGGTGCCTTTTAAGCAGTAAGTGCTATAAGATTTTTCCAGAATTCTGTTTCATTCTGCTAATTTACAACAGCTTTTTATTAATGATACATTTGTACTCTCATGtatgttgttttggtttttgatgGTCAAAGGCTTCCTAATTAAATCTAATTTGaactttgctgctgcagtctATGCTAAGAGAGTATCTCCTCTGAGAAAAACTGTAATACCACAGGACTGTCAATAATCCTAATATTTTTCAATGTTAAAAAGGCTGGAAATCTGTAGAGTTTCATCCCTCCAGGTTTTTTCTGCCTCAAAGCAAATAGGCAAACTTCACATAGTTGTTCTCCACAGGGAATGTAGTCAATCCTCCCCAAGTTGTAAAAGCAAACCCCGTAACGTGAATTATATTTTCAACCAGGTGCTTACATTTCCAGGTGTACCATCCAGTAATCTACAAACAGAACTTTGCAGGAACTCAGAGTACTGTAAATTTTTACACAATTATGCTCCAGAAGAACATAAAATGGGCTGTGTTGTGATCTTTGCTTACTGGGACTAACTGGAACACAAACACTGCCTATTTTATGCTCATGGTGAAATGTAACCAAGCTGAGTCTGATCACTGCAAGTTCCATAGAGTCAACTTTATCATGTTCTCCTCTGTGACAGCAGATTTCAGCCTATTTTCTTAACTTCTCAGGTTAGACATCAGTCTGTAAAAGATCAGTAAATCTGAGCAGGTGAAAGGGTGGTGGTCACTGTATAAAGGAAGCAGTAAAGAAAATCGGCTCCTGAATGACAAAACCAATATGGAGCACGTGATCCTAGAGAATTAAAAAAGCCAGAGCTATTTGACTAAAATCCTCAGATCCTGAGTCAGAACCTGTTTGACAGGTAAGGCCAAGTTTGATGTGATTCAGTGTCGTTTGGCTTTTTCCTTACCAAATATCTTGtgtctcctgctcctcctgtgctgctttcctgcttgcTCTGTTTTCCTCGTGGGCTCCCCCAGCCAGTCACCCCCATTTCCTCGAGGTTTTTGCTTGAGGTTTGCCCTCACGCCGTTTCTGCAGCCCTCAGCTCCcgccctgtccctgtgtcccctcagggaGGCCGAGgcctgagggcagagctgtggggaccCTCACAGGAGCACGGCCCACGGAGCCCAcgggctccagcagcaccagcaatgAACCTGAACGCTTTGCTCCAGCAAATACAGTTCACCGAGAAGCAggccagggagaagaggaacTTCATCCAACAAGGTCGGCCCCATGGGCGCCGTCCTGAGGGgcctccctgttcccagagaGGTGCCCTGAGGGGACTTGTGTCAGCATGGCTGGTTCTTGGCACCTGCCCATTTCTGTAGGGATGTAACATTCACAAACTGAGCGTTCTTACACGTGGTTGTTGTTGTCTTGCAGCTAAATGCGACATAAATAGAGGTTATGAAAAAATTAACCAAATAAAAGAAGAGCTGAGCGCTGCAAAAATTAACTTAGAAACCAAGGTGAGCAGGCATATTTATAGTGTATATAATAATGAAATACATTGCATTTACAAATATACAACCTATCCTTTCAGGAATAGATCCGTAAGCACTTTCGAGGAGTGTGTTTCACCTGATGAGCAGCACAGTGTGGAGGAgacctgtgctgtgcctttctgtattaaaaatatgtctGCCGCATCCTTCCTCCCACAGATCTCACCCCTGGGGCTGGCTCCTGGATGTGTCCAGGGCAGGCTGACTTTTGGGGCCAGGTGTGAGATACTCTGCTTCAACAGTCCTCCACTTGTTGCAGCACTTTCCTCCAGTGTACAGAAGCCATCCCTTGGTTGCCCAACGCCATTTATTAATGgcctttcacagaaaatatatgGAAACATTCCCTGTGTTTATTTCACAGGATCTTGAGTCATATACTGAAGATCTTTCTGTGAGCTTGCAGTTAAGGCTTACAGACCCTAAGTGTTCTTCTAGGGAGGCCAAAGGCAGAGGAAAGTTTCTGAATctatttagtgatttttttacTCCTTCCATTTAATCAAGCTGCAGATGTATTTTCAGATTAAGCCACCGGTTTTGCAGATCTTTTCACCAATAACACCTGTGGTTGcgaattatttaaaaatccatttgcttGTGTCTGAAAATTAAGTCTAAATACCCTCCCCTGTGCTCTTAAGTATCTGTGCTGACAGAATGTGTGTTCACAACGGGATAGCATGGGGAGCCTCCTTTGAAGTTAGAACTGTTGGATCCCATCACTTAAATAAACAACTTCAAGAACCTTTGGGAGATTGCCTCATCTagttgtgaaaataaatgtttgggGGATGACTTTCATCTTTCCTAAAAcagtctcttctgccttttgtaAAGATATataatagatagatagatagatagatagatagatagatagatagatagatagatagatagatagatagatagatagatagatagatagatagatagatagatagatagatagatagatagatagatagatagatagatagatagatagatagatagatagatagatagatagatagatagatagatagatagatagatagatagatagatagatagatagatagatagatagatagatagatagatagatagatagatagatagatagatagatagatagatagatagatagatagatagatagatagatagatagatagatagatagatagatagatagatagatagatagatagatagatagatagatagatagatagatagatagatagatagatagatagatagatagatagatagatagatagatagatagatagatagatagatagatagatagatagatagatagatagatagatagatagatagatagatagatagatagatagatagatagatagatagatagatagatagatagatagatagatagatagatagatagatagatagatagatagatagatagatagatagatagatagatagatagatagatagatagatagatagatagatagatagatagatagatagatagatagatagatagatagatagatagatagatagatagatagatagatagatagataagGAGGGATCAGAATAGAAACtcatttacaaatatttactgGTTGCAAATTAAGACTATAATCATGTAGGCAGTTATTCAGATACTCACATTTATGCATGTCACAGTCTCAGAGCCCAAAGGTGCTTTAGAatactaatttatttattcaatacAGATTATATCTGGATGTTGCTTGTTAGGTGAAGTCCTCAGTAGTCTTAGTCATAAGTTTATTTATGAACATCACGATTTTATGTTTATACTACTAATTTGTTATTGATGCATTGTGATTTATAATCTAGGTTTATGTGGTAGGTACAGAAGGTCTCAAGAGTAGAGCAATTACTGTAAATGACTAATGGGAAGAGCTGAAGAACTATTCCTAATTAAATTTTATGTGCTTTACTGACCAGTATTAATAATATTCTCACTGATGTccacaaaaatacattttacttgCTTGTCTAGTCTGACATGGATTCATTTATAGATAGGAAATGATACAGAAAAGTAGTGGaatagaaaaatgcatttcaatcAGACTGTGTTTAGGTTTAAAGATTATATAGTTATTGACActatttaaagtaatttattttttactacaGGAATTAGGCTTACTATGTCTGCAATAATTCATGTAATTCAAATAATATTAAATGATGCTGTTCAACTTATCCCACACCAAATAACTGCAGTTCTTTATAAGCACACGTATCCAACCAAATGCATGCACAGCAGCTGATGCCTGACCAAGATGATGAGACTGAGTTCAGAAGTTTTTTGTCATCTATTTCTCAGACACTACTGGTGGTCAAAGAGTCCTAGGCAATGcaatttttccctctcttctgtAAAATCAGGTAGCATGTAATTAGAACCCAAATTACAGCATTTTGTTGTTTGTAGCTCAAtgacttatttaaaaaaatggttgCAAATGCATAGATGAATTTGGCATCTTACAGATGGAGAAACTACACTGAAGCTAGTTAGGGCcagtattaaaaatacagtggtGTAAGGACCTACTCTCTTTGAATTAGtatgtaaaataaattctgagcCAAGCATGACCTGCACACTTAGCATGCGGGACATATCAGGGATAAGGGAAAAATGTAGTCCTTTCCCTTCCTGGACATATCAGGGATGAGGGAAAAATCTAGTCCTTTCCCTTTCAACTCTCACAGTCTAGTCTTTGGGCATTTCAGGGACATATCAGGGATAAGGGAAAAATGTAGTCCTTTCCCTTCCAACTCTCACAGTCTAGTCTTTGGGCATTTCATTCCACTAACTTATTTTGATCAGATGCACTTAATCTATGCCCTCTCCACAATCGTGTGcattatttatctttaaaatattttcatttttaccaCTGCAATACTATTTAATTGGTCTTTTCTGCTtctacacacacaaacactcgTGTATCAGCCTGACTATTCAATTTAATTCCTGATAGTTACCCTGTGCCTTTACTCTCTGTGGGCAAATCTAACTTTACTTACCCTATTCATTGCTCTGAGTCAAGAGAACATGACACTCCATCAGATAAATGATTTTCCTCCTTGAAGACTCTACAACACTTGGCTGTTTCCTGTTTGTTATTGTTACAGTTTATCCCACCATATATCTGCACTTAGGTTAGACAATGGTACAGTAGATGTCCTAGAAAAATGAGAACTCTTCagcaaattttgaaaatgcagtggTGGAACAGCATACCCTCCTATCAGATAAACTAGTGGTAAAATTTAACAAAACTCTAAATAAACCTGTGTGCAAAATCAAAGTTTAGGGCTTGGGAGATTTATGATCAAACTGTCAATAGCCAGTGAGCTAATTCCCATTACTCTTCCTCAGCTAAAAATTCCAGAAATTGTGCCCAGAAAAGtatcctgctctcctctgcatATTCCATAGCAGCATTGCAGAATGGATGACATGTACAGCTattcagccaaaaccaggatgCTGGACCCCTGTTCCCCTGACATTATTCTGATATTATTGTCTCATTTGGTTCATGATGAGCTTTACACAAAGAGATGCAGAATGGTGGATTATGTTGGCTAAAGGATCCCATGTGGTCAATACTCTTCCTGGAAAAAACTTCTCCTAAACCTAGCAggttttaaaatgccattttgtaTAGAGCACCACTAAATGAGTATTTCAAAGAAAGGAGACTTTTCAAAAACTTAGCACTATACTGAAAGGttattgaggggaaaaaaaagagctgttatGCTTTTGTTagtccagcagctcagccagcactTCTTAAACTGAACCAAGATCCTTGTGTACAATTTCAGAGTATATAAAACAATAACCTTactttgtaaatttttttttcttttggaaggtTCAGCAACTGTCTGAAAAGCAGTTCAATATAGAAATTCTGAAGAAACACGAAGACGgcttagaaaaacaaaaagctgagcTTATTAATCAAAGAACCAGTCTTCTTAACATTGTGGTATGTTTCCAGCTGTGATATTCACACAGCCCTTTTCTATTGTACAAGAGCAATCAgctttaaaatttgaaaatctggaaaagctAATGTTTTaaatcaggaaattattttttaattttagtatATGTAACAATGTAAATGTAGACAAATTCTCACATTTAATTTAAACCATGATCTTAGGTAGTGTATGCTGCATTTTATCTCCAAAGCTGATTTTATGTTCCTGACTTCATTTTCTAATGTTTACTGTTGTATGACTGAACTCCAATTCTGACAGattatttcctttgtaaaaGTAAGCTAGGGAAGCCTCGCCTTAAATTGGATTGCCTCATCCACAGtcaaaaatattgaaaaggaTCAAAGGAAAACCCCAGGGAGGCCCACACCACATTTTAGCAAATGTGGACAGTTTAGCAATCCTGACATAGCACATAATCTCTTTGATGCCACACACACCTCACCACCTCTTCAAAGGTAGCTACTTACAAGAAGTTTTCTAGTTCTCTCAGATGCTAACCTGAATATTGCCTTTCTCTTACTTTGTTGAGGCTTCTTGGATCTGTACATATGAAGAAATGCCACAGAGGAGCAGTCTTTCCTGCATATGTATTTGCCTTTTAAATCAGCAGAGCTAAATTTTAAACATTCAGTACAAATCACCAGTATTAAACCTAAATCTTTAGGCAGATATCTTTTTAACTAAGTCATATTTCTGCATAACCCAAAGTATTCCCAGTATATGTGTGAAGTTTGATATATCAagttatcttttctttttttcctgtatataggtttaatttcattttatttaatttaggaAACAATTAAGACTTCTTGGAAGGAATTTGATATAACCTTattctttggaatttttttttctcacagaaaattTACCTGTGATTTTCTATCAACAATAGCATTCTTGGTAGTTATAAAGGGAGTTAAAGTACATCTGCATTTGGCAGAGGGTTAAACAACACTTATTTAGTTTAAtaacaagctttaaaaaaagaactcCCATACTATTCTAGTGACTTTAAACAGAGTTTTCTAATTTCAGTATGAGAGTTGAGCTGAAAATCTGCGGGGTCAAGTCTAAAACATAATGTACTAATTTTCAAATGCTCTGCTATCAAGAATAGACCCTTCGTTTTTGCAGgcaaaaaagtttaaaataacaGGCCTAATGATGGAGCTGACTATTTTCAtgttcttgttaaaaaaaataaatattttctttacttttacaTTTATTGGTTgcttatttatttgctttcctacTACAAATTTAAGGATAAGAAACAGTGTCTTTCAGTCTGCTTAGCCTAACAAAGACTTTCAGTTTTTTCACCTGAACATTCAgtcttcttccctttcttttcttcagacaGATGCAAAGAGAAAGATTACTGAAGAGGAAGATAATTTTACCAGAGAAGTAACAGAGTTTAACAATGAATACGGACTAACAAGTAATAGAGATCttcttattaaaaagaaagtcaagactgaaataaatgaTTTAGAGAATGAGGCAGCTCTGTTGAAAAATGGTAATTCTTATATTAAACTACTTTATCTTGGATTAACACAAATTGATAAAATATAGCTTTACAAAccagtaattttaatttcattctccTGCTGTCCGGAGCTTCCTTTTAGCACTGAACTGAAAGAGTGAGGCCTGACATACCAAGCATAATTAAAGGGCCTTATGCTCCCTATCCTCTTCAAACTTTCTGAAGTGAGCACTATGAGGAGAAGAAGCCAACCTGAAGAGGCAGCTCCCAATGCGTAAttcagccagcacagagctcacagTCATACATAGCAACTGAGTTAGGTTTAGTATCACCTGTAATTGAGCTCCATATAGTTCCTTAGCTTCAAAAGAATTGTATACACAGATACCCTGTAGGACTGGTCCTTTACTGCCTTTACTCTACTGCCTTAGCTTGATTTTCAGTTAATGTACAGAGTATGAGATCTCTCAGAGAACAGGGTCACACTGCAGGGCAGTCCTTCCGCAAGGAAATCGGGGTCGTCATGGATCACAGGCTGAACATGAGGCAACGACATCAGAATGCCAACACCACACTGAGGCACAAACAGAATTCTGACCTCTAACACATGAAAATCATTCCTCACTCTATTTGGGGCAGTTAAGCTCTGAGCTGGAGTGCTGTGCATCTCATTTTGATCttaaacttcaaaaaaataagTGTTGACCAGCTGGAGAGAATCTACATAAGGACCAGTGAGAGTGATTAGAGTTCTGGAGCAcatgaggaggaagaaaatgaaagaactgGGACTATTTAAGCTATTAAggaaaagactgaagaaataTGGGTATCAGTCTTCAAATTGTTTAAGTATCCTgtagaaaggaaattaatataTTCTCTATACCTATAGTGAACTGAATAAATAGTACCAAGTGTAGAGCACAATAAGAGTCTGTCTGACAGTTTAGGAATCTTTCTAAGAACAGTGGACAACTAAAACTCTCTACCCCAGAAGATTCCATTAGCATAGGAATTAGGAGTGTCCATTAACAAAGGTTTTCAAAAAAATGTCAAACCagcatttttcagaaacaagaaGTACAGCAGTACATTCTTCAGGAGAAGAATGCAGTAGATGACCCCTCAAAGTCCATTCCAGCCTCATGATCTGTAGAGTGACAGCACTTCCAATTCTCCATATCTGATGTaagctgaaatactgaaaaatgacTCTCCACTGGAGTATGCTCTTGGAGTAGTTTCCATTTCACCAGGGTTGGCGTAGTTTAGAGTCAGGGTAAGGGGTAGagaaagtctttttttttttactgatagCCCTGCTGCAACATAAAGACATTACAGTGCTGCTACACTTTGAGTTTGTGCTGTTTACCTCTATAAATCAGATACAGCAGTTTAGAACTGAGCTTCATTGTAGGATGTAATGTTTAAATATTGCCCCAATTAGGTAACACCACCTTTCTTATTTCCTGTGGCTACAGTGCTAATCTACAACTGAAAGGTCTGCATTTGGTGTCAAGTGCTACTtttagcatttaatttttacatattcaggcagagctgggcagttAAATAATCAGTAGTACCTGAAGGGTGACCAAAATTCCTCTCTGAAGTTCAGTTGCCATCTCAGTTCCGTCCTTTAATTGTACCTTTCTTGAGGCACATCTTGTCTTTTTGTTTGCTACACTCCTGGGCACACTGACAACTCTGAAGTGAAAAGTTTAAGCAATTCATAGCAAGGAAATTATGTGAGGACCTCCAGTTGGTAGAAAAACAATCACAATTAATTCCAGATGCTGTCTAATAGTAAGGTTGAAGTATATATAACACCAAAAATACTAAgaagggggtttttttcagtcctgCTGAGAGATGTCTGTTCTCCACCTATTCAATCAGtcatcttcctttctttataGCTGAATCGACTCTAAAGCAAAACATTCTTTTTATGCCCAGACAACAAAATATGTTGAACAGCtcaataacattaaaaaaaatcattttgtttcATAGCTATGAATACATTATATGACATATAATTTCCTGTGAACTGTGTTATACATGAATTActttagtttgttttggttttatatttaaGGTTCTTTTGACTAGCTGAAGATTGGTAGAAGTAGTTAAGAATATTTAAGATTGTAGAAGTAGTTAAGAATATTTAAGATTGTATCATGAATGCTAAAACTgcaatgcattttaatttaaaacatatttttttctcagaaatggaGTCAATGGAACATAAAAATGTTCAGTTGAATGCACTCCAGCTGCAGAAGAATGaattaaagcagaatttatttacTCTCCAAAGTGAGCTCAAAGGTGTGCCTGATAACTTTCTCATGATAATTATTTCTGGCTTCAcaaatgcttttggaaaatgttttctgtcaattttcttttctcaagcTAAAGGAATCATagtaacaatattttaatttatttttacaatatttaatACATCATTTTGAAACATGATTATAACAAATATTATGGATTTCAATGAGATTTAATTGAAATGTCATTGATGCTGAGGTCCAGAGATCTACTGAATCGTGAATTGTAAATACGAAAtaaagttttgcttttgctggTA
Proteins encoded:
- the CCDC172 gene encoding coiled-coil domain-containing protein 172, producing the protein MNLNALLQQIQFTEKQAREKRNFIQQAKCDINRGYEKINQIKEELSAAKINLETKVQQLSEKQFNIEILKKHEDGLEKQKAELINQRTSLLNIVTDAKRKITEEEDNFTREVTEFNNEYGLTSNRDLLIKKKVKTEINDLENEAALLKNEMESMEHKNVQLNALQLQKNELKQNLFTLQSELKDLEKAIREAETMTKDLEAEKVQVTEKPQTDPECLRLKKELEKCKDGNWESLSETLQTEIEILQMNLAQKKSSGK